One window of Pseudacidobacterium ailaaui genomic DNA carries:
- a CDS encoding nuclear transport factor 2 family protein has protein sequence MKLNLFRTILLLPLVCAGGPVMLAQAVTQATANPAQSAEIKEMQKLEDQWSEAVVKRDQYGLELLLSPLYVGISSNGEVTTRNQQIAALFQRSVDPVSMEQRVVSVRMLGDVAVVNGTYILRHKENGNPIEERGIFTHVFQRVRSNWLCINAQRTQVAQQIPGRQKAEKKKSDAELPFHIPFLHKGEESATPTDQSQQPQ, from the coding sequence ATGAAGCTAAATCTTTTTCGTACGATATTGCTGCTGCCACTGGTTTGCGCCGGAGGACCGGTAATGCTGGCCCAGGCGGTCACGCAGGCGACTGCGAATCCGGCCCAGAGCGCTGAGATCAAAGAGATGCAGAAGCTGGAAGACCAGTGGAGTGAAGCAGTAGTGAAGCGCGACCAGTATGGGCTAGAGCTGCTGCTTTCCCCGCTTTATGTTGGGATTTCATCCAATGGCGAAGTGACAACACGCAACCAGCAGATTGCTGCGCTCTTCCAGCGGAGTGTGGATCCAGTGAGCATGGAGCAGCGGGTTGTCAGTGTAAGAATGCTGGGAGACGTGGCAGTAGTGAATGGAACATACATTCTCCGTCACAAAGAGAATGGGAACCCGATAGAAGAGCGCGGAATCTTTACGCATGTATTCCAGCGTGTCCGATCCAACTGGCTCTGCATCAACGCCCAGCGGACCCAGGTGGCACAGCAAATTCCGGGCAGGCAGAAGGCCGAAAAGAAAAAGAGCGATGCAGAGCTGCCTTTCCATATCCCGTTTTTACACAAAGGTGAGGAATCTGCAACGCCCACGGACCAGAGTCAGCAGCCCCAATAA
- a CDS encoding pyridoxal-phosphate-dependent aminotransferase family protein: MIRKTRLFTPGPTPLLPAAQFAMAAADIHHRTPEFRALYQRVLDQLKIFVGTKNDVLLLASSGTGAMEASVSNLTSPGDRVLVLSAGKFGERWEALTKAFGCVVDVVKAPNGQTFRLEDVRSSLKPETRAVFMQATESSTGARHDVKGVAELLRSANSDALLVVDAITGLGTTHFDIDAWGVDILIGGSQKAVMIPPGLAYLSVSDRAWAAMETSKNPRYYFDLRKERKNAQKGESAYTPAVALIAAMGAALDYIAAQGGGDLAAGRKALVDNAETCAAMTRAAVEALGLKLFAPDAPSAAATAILPPAGVDSGVIVKELKLRFAAIVTNGQGEMKGQIFRIAHIGFFDYMDTIAILAALEQVAASALNLPGFEFGKAVAAAQKVYAERTARKVEPALEAVGAR, translated from the coding sequence ATGATACGCAAGACGCGCCTGTTCACTCCTGGCCCCACACCGCTGCTGCCCGCAGCACAGTTCGCCATGGCGGCCGCAGATATTCACCATCGCACGCCGGAATTCCGTGCTCTCTATCAGCGCGTGCTCGACCAGTTGAAGATTTTTGTCGGTACAAAAAATGACGTGCTGCTTCTGGCTTCGTCCGGTACCGGCGCGATGGAGGCTTCGGTCTCCAACCTCACCTCGCCCGGAGACCGCGTACTCGTGCTCTCTGCCGGAAAATTCGGCGAACGATGGGAGGCCCTGACCAAGGCCTTTGGCTGTGTGGTGGACGTGGTAAAAGCCCCGAACGGGCAGACCTTCAGACTTGAGGACGTACGCTCTTCACTCAAGCCGGAAACCCGTGCTGTCTTCATGCAGGCCACCGAATCTTCAACCGGGGCCCGTCATGATGTGAAAGGGGTTGCCGAATTGTTGAGGTCAGCAAACAGCGATGCTCTGCTGGTTGTGGACGCCATCACCGGACTCGGCACGACGCACTTTGACATTGATGCCTGGGGCGTGGACATCCTCATCGGTGGGTCCCAGAAGGCCGTCATGATTCCTCCGGGCCTGGCCTATCTCAGCGTCAGTGACCGCGCCTGGGCCGCGATGGAGACATCGAAAAACCCACGCTACTACTTTGACCTCCGCAAAGAGCGCAAGAACGCGCAGAAAGGCGAGTCGGCCTATACTCCTGCTGTTGCTTTGATTGCCGCCATGGGTGCTGCGCTCGATTATATTGCTGCGCAAGGCGGAGGCGACCTGGCCGCAGGACGAAAAGCGCTGGTGGATAATGCGGAAACCTGCGCAGCCATGACGCGCGCCGCCGTTGAAGCACTTGGATTGAAGCTGTTTGCTCCTGATGCTCCTTCCGCTGCGGCAACGGCCATTCTGCCACCTGCCGGTGTAGATTCCGGCGTAATTGTTAAGGAACTCAAATTGCGCTTCGCTGCCATTGTCACAAACGGACAAGGTGAGATGAAGGGGCAGATATTCCGCATCGCCCATATCGGCTTTTTTGACTACATGGATACGATTGCAATTCTCGCCGCACTGGAGCAGGTGGCGGCGTCCGCTCTGAATCTGCCCGGATTCGAGTTTGGAAAAGCTGTAGCCGCGGCGCAAAAAGTGTACGCCGAACGCACCGCCAGGAAAGTTGAACCGGCGTTGGAAGCAGTGGGCGCCCGGTAG
- the serA gene encoding phosphoglycerate dehydrogenase, whose protein sequence is MKIVLAEKVSPATLAVFKAEPDWQILTHDQIYDLPAALSDADGLVVRSAVQVDDALMAAAPKLRVIGRAGVGVDNIDAEAATRRGIVVMNTPGANAVAVAELTLGLMIGLARMVPKANASMHAGKWEKKSLQGSELRNKKLGILGLGRIGLEVARRARSFGMELIGHDPFVSAAVARENAIRLVSLDELFKESDYLTLHVGLTPQTAGIINEKTIASMKKGVRIINCARGELIVEEALAAALKTGYVAGAGLDVFHQEPPKNSPFFGLDNVILTPHIAGSTAEAQEAVGVQIALQVREYLKLGVVQNAVNLPSLSHEEYLEIAPYIHMAGRLGTFLAQFSQGSIEGIQLSYSGRIAEAKTDLVRNSAIAGILGHSENVNRINAAAVAQERGIRIHEEKKEAASGGAGSVLKLTLHTSSSDVTASATVLHGNSARLLSLDGIDIEAPLQGTLLTIHNRDVPGVIGRVGTILGDHRINIANFALGRSDRSHRIPQGNALAVVQIDGSVTPSVLEALKNVEAILQVHLVNLDDAK, encoded by the coding sequence ATGAAGATTGTTCTAGCCGAAAAAGTTTCTCCCGCCACCCTGGCCGTATTCAAGGCTGAACCAGATTGGCAGATTCTCACCCATGACCAGATTTACGACCTTCCAGCTGCACTGTCTGATGCCGACGGCCTGGTCGTCCGCTCCGCTGTTCAGGTCGATGACGCCCTGATGGCGGCAGCTCCCAAATTGCGCGTCATCGGACGCGCCGGAGTGGGCGTGGATAATATTGATGCTGAAGCCGCAACGCGTCGCGGCATTGTCGTCATGAATACTCCTGGCGCGAATGCAGTGGCTGTTGCCGAGCTGACCCTGGGCCTGATGATTGGCCTGGCGCGTATGGTCCCGAAGGCCAACGCCTCGATGCATGCCGGAAAATGGGAAAAAAAATCTCTGCAAGGTTCTGAGCTTCGCAATAAAAAGCTCGGTATTCTCGGCCTGGGACGTATTGGTCTTGAAGTTGCACGCCGCGCCCGCAGCTTTGGTATGGAGTTAATTGGGCATGACCCGTTTGTCTCTGCCGCTGTAGCGCGTGAAAATGCCATTCGTCTGGTTTCTCTGGACGAACTTTTTAAGGAGTCCGATTATCTTACACTGCACGTAGGACTCACTCCACAAACAGCGGGCATCATCAATGAGAAGACCATCGCCAGCATGAAAAAGGGAGTGCGCATCATCAACTGCGCTCGTGGTGAGCTGATTGTGGAAGAGGCCCTCGCCGCGGCCCTAAAGACCGGCTACGTTGCCGGGGCCGGTCTGGATGTCTTTCATCAGGAGCCCCCCAAAAATTCGCCCTTTTTCGGCCTTGATAACGTCATTCTCACCCCCCACATTGCCGGATCCACGGCAGAGGCCCAGGAGGCCGTGGGAGTACAGATTGCCCTTCAGGTCCGCGAGTATTTGAAACTCGGCGTCGTGCAAAATGCCGTCAACCTGCCCTCGCTTTCTCACGAAGAGTATCTTGAGATAGCACCTTACATCCATATGGCTGGACGCCTCGGTACCTTTCTTGCGCAATTTTCTCAAGGGAGCATCGAGGGCATTCAGCTTTCTTACAGTGGTCGCATTGCAGAAGCCAAGACCGACCTTGTCCGCAACAGTGCTATCGCCGGCATACTTGGCCACTCTGAAAACGTGAACCGCATCAACGCTGCGGCCGTTGCTCAGGAGCGAGGCATCCGAATTCATGAGGAAAAGAAAGAAGCCGCTTCAGGCGGCGCCGGGAGCGTGCTCAAACTGACCCTGCATACCTCTTCATCCGACGTAACAGCGAGCGCCACTGTTCTGCATGGAAATTCTGCGCGCTTGCTGAGTCTCGATGGCATCGACATCGAGGCCCCATTGCAGGGCACCTTACTGACCATCCATAACCGGGACGTTCCAGGTGTTATTGGCCGCGTGGGTACAATTCTGGGGGACCACAGGATCAATATTGCCAACTTCGCCCTGGGGCGTTCTGATCGCAGCCACCGCATTCCCCAGGGCAACGCTCTTGCTGTTGTGCAAATTGACGGAAGCGTCACTCCCTCTGTGCTTGAAGCATTAAAAAATGTCGAAGCGATCCTTCAGGTACATCTGGTGAATCTGGACGACGCAAAATAA
- a CDS encoding acetate/propionate family kinase, protein MTDFVLAINSGSSSLKFGLFAETNGDETPFLQGEAEEIGGTDSRLWLKDAQNHTLMNEGLPLATQSLALDEAVKALRRFTPNARLAAVGHRIVHGGPLLREHQRVTAELIHKLQSALHFAPVHIPASIALIQATETLLPEVPQYACFDTVFHRTMPETSTRFALSDEMYKKGIHRFGFHGLSYESVLHQIGTDLPSRVVCAHLGSGASLVALRHGRSIDTSMGLTPTGGIPMATRSGDLDPGVLLFLMRTEQKNADALETLLNHKAGLKALSGGETDMRQLQTRAEQGDSKAALAIDIFISSVRKYIGAYAAELGGLDLLIFTGGIGEHSQYVRERICDGLDFLGIRPEASGRYSKVKIVPSQEEAQIARLCRRLLRSDAG, encoded by the coding sequence GTGACTGACTTTGTCCTCGCAATCAACAGCGGATCGTCCTCTCTTAAGTTCGGCCTCTTTGCTGAAACGAATGGTGACGAAACGCCTTTTTTGCAAGGTGAAGCTGAAGAGATTGGCGGCACAGATAGTAGATTGTGGCTAAAAGATGCCCAAAACCATACTCTCATGAATGAGGGCCTGCCACTTGCTACGCAAAGCCTTGCTCTGGATGAAGCGGTAAAGGCCTTGCGGCGATTTACCCCAAACGCACGGCTCGCGGCAGTAGGACATCGCATCGTCCATGGCGGCCCGCTTCTGCGTGAGCACCAACGCGTTACCGCTGAGCTGATTCATAAGCTGCAATCAGCGCTACATTTTGCTCCGGTGCATATTCCGGCCTCCATTGCACTGATTCAGGCCACCGAAACACTGCTTCCTGAAGTCCCGCAATATGCATGTTTTGACACGGTCTTCCATCGAACCATGCCAGAAACCTCCACTCGATTTGCCTTGTCCGACGAGATGTACAAGAAAGGAATTCATCGCTTTGGATTTCATGGTTTGTCTTATGAATCCGTACTCCACCAGATCGGTACAGATCTTCCCTCGCGCGTGGTATGCGCACACTTGGGCAGCGGAGCGAGCTTAGTTGCTTTGCGTCATGGCCGGTCCATAGACACCAGCATGGGCCTCACTCCCACCGGAGGGATTCCCATGGCAACACGCTCCGGCGATCTCGACCCTGGCGTGCTGCTTTTTCTGATGCGGACAGAACAGAAAAATGCAGACGCTTTAGAAACACTGCTGAATCATAAAGCCGGACTAAAAGCCCTCTCTGGTGGAGAAACCGATATGCGACAACTTCAGACGCGGGCAGAACAGGGTGACTCAAAAGCTGCCCTGGCGATTGATATTTTTATCTCTTCCGTGCGCAAATACATTGGCGCCTACGCTGCGGAGCTAGGCGGTCTCGACCTGCTCATTTTTACCGGCGGAATTGGTGAGCATAGTCAATATGTGCGCGAACGAATCTGCGATGGACTGGATTTCCTCGGCATTCGGCCTGAAGCATCAGGTCGATACTCCAAAGTGAAAATTGTACCCAGCCAGGAAGAGGCCCAGATTGCCCGCCTATGTCGCCGATTGTTGCGGTCGGACGCAGGCTGA
- a CDS encoding GatB/YqeY domain-containing protein: MPLIEQIEKDTVTAMKARESERVSTLRMVKTALKNKEIDKRAPLTDAEAQQVLTTLIKQRRESIDQFLKGNRPELAQKEEEEIKVIEGYLPKSASEEEIKNLVEEALAGQNLGPKDMGTAMKAVQAKIQASGLRADGKQVSEVVKARLAGA, translated from the coding sequence ATGCCCCTAATCGAACAAATTGAAAAAGACACTGTGACAGCCATGAAGGCGCGCGAGAGTGAGCGCGTCTCCACACTGCGCATGGTCAAAACAGCACTGAAGAACAAAGAGATAGACAAGCGCGCCCCCTTGACCGATGCGGAGGCACAGCAGGTACTGACAACGTTGATTAAACAGCGCCGTGAATCCATTGATCAGTTTCTGAAAGGGAATCGGCCTGAGCTTGCTCAAAAAGAAGAAGAAGAGATCAAGGTCATTGAAGGCTATCTGCCTAAATCCGCCAGTGAAGAAGAGATCAAAAATCTGGTGGAGGAGGCACTCGCGGGACAAAATCTTGGTCCAAAAGACATGGGCACAGCGATGAAAGCCGTCCAGGCAAAAATCCAGGCATCTGGACTTCGCGCTGACGGAAAACAGGTAAGCGAGGTGGTGAAGGCGCGGCTGGCCGGGGCCTGA
- a CDS encoding sialidase family protein has translation MRKEADGLRSAYLVPLFASSHAANLLSLRNGDLLCFWFSGHWEGDSGVAIVMSRLAAGSSGWSRPVVVDQSEGESYQNPVGFQSSDGVIWLFHTTQPAGKGESLSRVLVLQSRDNGKTWSRPKVLFDTPGSYLRNPALIGPAGDWLLPMYFTSAGNGGDTKTDHPAIAVSGNEGKTWKICEIPDANSRVQPSIFYDPGKGYVALLRSRRADHIYRSTSADGCHWTPPVATSLPNNNAAIQALRLPDGHILLAFNNTSAEMKDGRMRTGARKPLTLALSSDDGLTWSAFRDLEPGRSGVTDMSKVPGREEYSYPALALGHDGRIYVAYTFRRETIKVVSLPENWLTASVH, from the coding sequence ATGCGTAAAGAAGCTGATGGATTGCGTTCTGCTTATCTTGTTCCTCTCTTTGCCTCCAGCCATGCCGCCAACCTGCTTTCACTCAGAAATGGTGATTTGCTTTGTTTCTGGTTTAGTGGTCACTGGGAAGGCGATTCAGGAGTTGCCATTGTCATGTCCAGGCTGGCTGCGGGAAGCTCGGGCTGGAGCAGGCCTGTTGTCGTAGATCAGAGTGAGGGTGAATCCTACCAGAACCCGGTCGGCTTTCAGTCCTCCGATGGTGTCATCTGGCTTTTCCATACCACACAGCCCGCTGGAAAAGGCGAAAGCCTGTCTCGCGTCCTTGTGCTTCAATCCAGAGATAACGGAAAGACATGGAGCCGGCCGAAAGTCCTCTTTGATACGCCCGGATCATATCTTCGCAATCCTGCGCTGATTGGGCCAGCCGGTGATTGGCTGCTGCCCATGTACTTCACCAGCGCCGGAAATGGGGGAGACACGAAAACGGACCATCCTGCCATAGCGGTCTCCGGCAATGAAGGCAAGACCTGGAAGATCTGCGAAATACCTGACGCCAACTCCCGAGTACAGCCCAGCATTTTTTACGATCCTGGGAAAGGATATGTTGCCCTGCTGCGTAGCCGACGAGCCGATCACATTTACCGTAGCACTTCGGCGGACGGTTGCCACTGGACTCCACCGGTAGCCACCAGCCTGCCCAACAACAACGCTGCCATCCAAGCACTTCGACTTCCCGATGGCCACATACTGCTCGCCTTCAACAACACTTCCGCAGAGATGAAAGACGGCAGAATGCGCACCGGAGCGCGTAAGCCATTGACTCTGGCACTCTCCAGTGATGACGGCCTGACCTGGAGCGCGTTCCGCGATCTCGAACCGGGACGCTCAGGCGTCACGGATATGAGCAAGGTTCCCGGCCGAGAAGAATATTCGTATCCTGCGCTTGCTCTGGGTCATGACGGACGCATTTATGTTGCTTACACATTTCGCCGGGAAACAATCAAAGTGGTGTCACTGCCTGAAAATTGGTTGACCGCATCGGTGCACTGA
- a CDS encoding IclR family transcriptional regulator: MPVQEGKNKKVTRRRPKHTANNTLRESDRYQSRAVTRALDVLERFPDETTAFSLKELSQQTGLPESSLFRLLVTLESRGYLRQDADGAYRISERVLRGKLYERASLVRERIHPLLQQIARSCNETTSLAYLFGHHILVLDSIESFHDIRVINRIGRVLPPYASSLGKAITAFQDRATIDRILDAYGIFPRTERTITDHRAIFEEFEKVRRQGHAFDRGEATEGGVCIGAPILEANGKVEAAISISVPDIRMDKSREHALVEELAQATQRMAVLLQSFR, encoded by the coding sequence ATGCCAGTTCAGGAAGGGAAAAATAAAAAAGTAACGCGGCGCCGTCCAAAACATACAGCCAACAACACCTTACGGGAATCAGACCGCTACCAGTCCCGAGCCGTGACGCGAGCCCTGGATGTCCTTGAACGCTTTCCTGATGAAACTACGGCTTTTTCTCTGAAAGAGCTTTCACAGCAGACAGGCCTGCCAGAGTCGTCCCTCTTCCGGCTGCTTGTCACACTGGAATCTCGCGGATATCTCCGTCAGGATGCTGACGGCGCTTATCGCATTTCGGAGCGTGTCCTGCGCGGAAAGTTGTACGAACGCGCATCGCTGGTACGTGAGAGGATCCATCCACTGTTGCAGCAGATCGCGCGCTCCTGTAATGAAACCACGAGCCTGGCGTATCTCTTCGGCCATCATATTCTGGTACTTGACAGCATTGAGAGCTTCCATGACATTCGTGTCATTAACCGCATAGGCCGAGTGCTGCCTCCCTACGCCAGCTCTCTGGGAAAAGCCATCACCGCATTTCAAGACCGGGCCACAATTGATCGCATTCTTGATGCGTATGGAATTTTCCCCCGCACCGAACGCACCATCACCGATCATCGTGCCATCTTTGAAGAATTTGAAAAAGTCCGCAGACAGGGCCATGCCTTTGATCGGGGAGAAGCCACAGAAGGCGGTGTATGCATCGGCGCTCCCATCCTGGAAGCCAATGGCAAGGTCGAGGCCGCCATCAGCATTTCTGTCCCGGACATCCGTATGGACAAATCCAGGGAACACGCGTTGGTTGAAGAGCTCGCGCAGGCCACACAACGAATGGCGGTCCTGCTTCAAAGTTTTCGGTAG